A genome region from Paludibacterium sp. B53371 includes the following:
- a CDS encoding adenosylcobinamide-GDP ribazoletransferase — translation MNPLRRFFIALQFFTCIPIPRWVGFDSNWLSHAAGFFPLVGLLVGALTSAILLLAQHWLPLPVAIVLSMAFSTYLTRAMHEDGFADVCDGFGGGWERERVLAIMKDSCVGSFGLVGMLLICGLKFVSLSQLPAGGLPAALLLAHPVSRFMATLLIWRLDYARSGDSKARAVAQHMSHGDFALALLSGLLPALWLAHWLGLPARALMLAVLLAAVSTLWLARLFVRRIGGYTGDCLGAVQQVSEVALYLGLLAALPH, via the coding sequence ATGAACCCTTTGCGCCGATTTTTCATTGCCCTGCAGTTCTTTACCTGCATCCCGATCCCGCGCTGGGTAGGATTCGACAGCAACTGGCTGAGCCACGCGGCCGGTTTTTTCCCGCTGGTCGGTCTGCTGGTCGGCGCCCTCACCAGCGCCATCCTGTTGCTGGCACAACACTGGCTGCCCCTGCCGGTCGCCATTGTGCTGTCGATGGCCTTCAGCACCTATCTGACCCGCGCCATGCACGAAGATGGTTTTGCCGACGTCTGTGACGGCTTTGGCGGGGGCTGGGAGCGCGAACGGGTGCTGGCGATCATGAAGGACTCCTGCGTCGGCAGTTTCGGCCTGGTCGGCATGCTGCTGATCTGCGGACTGAAATTTGTCAGCCTGAGCCAGCTGCCCGCAGGCGGGCTGCCGGCCGCCCTGCTGCTGGCCCATCCGGTTTCCCGCTTCATGGCCACCCTGCTGATCTGGCGCCTCGACTATGCCCGCAGCGGTGACAGCAAAGCACGCGCGGTGGCACAGCACATGAGTCATGGCGATTTTGCCCTGGCCCTGCTCAGCGGCCTGTTGCCCGCCTTGTGGCTGGCGCACTGGCTCGGTCTGCCGGCACGGGCCCTGATGCTGGCTGTGTTGCTGGCCGCCGTGAGCACGCTCTGGCTGGCCCGACTGTTCGTGCGCCGCATCGGCGGCTACACCGGCGACTGCCTGGGCGCCGTGCAGCAGGTCAGCGAAGTCGCCCTCTATCTTGGCCTGTTGGCCGCACTACCTCATTGA
- a CDS encoding GNAT family N-acetyltransferase, which produces MNQNLMSFRLATPAQRQEAQAFYDLCGYAGTEIAPHDRVLLARRGDQLVGIVRLCPEAGFCCLRGMQVLPDYRRLGIGSQLLGHLLPLIGDEPCLSLPFRHLERFYGQIGLQRLALADLPGVLQQRMQAYQTLGIDVIAMGRGWPPVGA; this is translated from the coding sequence ATGAACCAGAATCTGATGTCTTTCCGGCTGGCGACGCCAGCCCAGCGCCAGGAAGCCCAGGCGTTTTATGATCTCTGCGGCTATGCCGGCACCGAGATTGCCCCCCATGACCGGGTTCTGCTGGCCAGGCGCGGTGATCAGCTGGTAGGGATTGTACGGCTGTGCCCGGAGGCAGGTTTTTGCTGTCTGCGCGGCATGCAGGTCCTGCCGGACTACCGACGCCTCGGTATTGGCTCGCAACTATTGGGGCATCTGCTGCCGCTGATCGGCGACGAACCCTGTCTGTCGCTGCCGTTCCGGCATCTGGAACGTTTTTATGGCCAGATTGGCCTGCAGCGGCTGGCGCTGGCCGATTTGCCGGGGGTGCTGCAGCAACGCATGCAGGCGTACCAGACGCTGGGTATTGACGTGATTGCCATGGGGCGAGGCTGGCCCCCCGTCGGGGCCTGA
- a CDS encoding SGNH/GDSL hydrolase family protein: MRRPTMPILTRLLCGLSLLLLSARLPAGETHTFLRCYYKQVAGNQNPETGYVWAQDPAGNDYRVYGHWVRQGKPSWVSMFYSNSTPGALEAACQATLSRQHKPGPLVMLAAADKRASYNYTIWTREAALPLAAGQRFNRLISFGDSLSDTQNLFSGSQWIMPDRHSWFIGRFSNGPVWVEHLARMLGLPLYNWAVGGAAGERHLVVPGLVQQVDSWRGYMQADPDYRAEQSLFSVLIGANDLFNYGRTPSESIAAIRQALQTLADAGARHLLLLNLPDLSRTPAAAHRDRLLLRQQVRDFNHQLAGLVQTLRQGHLALDITLFDTEAMFNDLLDRPWYYEMDNTAQSCLDLPAHPLLPYNIRQTLRADCIEADRYVFWDTLHPTTRTHKLLAHHVLQFARQQGMWLGGDRAAAPQANQILLDER, translated from the coding sequence ATGCGACGGCCCACCATGCCCATCCTGACCCGACTGCTGTGCGGGCTGTCCCTCCTGCTGCTGTCCGCCCGGCTGCCGGCCGGCGAGACCCATACCTTTCTGCGCTGCTACTACAAACAGGTCGCCGGCAATCAGAACCCGGAGACCGGCTATGTCTGGGCACAGGACCCCGCGGGTAACGATTACCGGGTCTACGGTCACTGGGTACGCCAGGGCAAGCCCAGCTGGGTCAGCATGTTTTACAGCAACAGCACACCGGGGGCACTGGAGGCGGCGTGCCAGGCAACGCTGTCGCGCCAGCACAAGCCGGGACCGCTGGTCATGCTGGCCGCAGCGGACAAGCGGGCCTCTTACAACTACACCATCTGGACCCGGGAAGCCGCGCTGCCGCTCGCGGCGGGTCAGCGCTTTAACCGTCTGATCAGTTTCGGCGACAGCCTTTCTGACACTCAGAACCTGTTCAGTGGTTCGCAGTGGATCATGCCGGACAGGCACAGCTGGTTCATCGGCCGCTTCAGCAATGGGCCGGTGTGGGTGGAACACCTGGCCCGCATGCTGGGACTACCGCTGTATAACTGGGCAGTCGGCGGGGCCGCCGGAGAGCGTCATCTGGTGGTTCCCGGCCTGGTGCAACAGGTAGATTCGTGGCGCGGCTACATGCAGGCCGATCCCGATTATCGCGCGGAGCAATCCTTGTTCAGCGTGCTGATCGGGGCGAATGACCTGTTCAACTATGGCCGCACCCCCTCGGAGAGCATCGCCGCCATTCGACAGGCACTGCAGACGCTGGCGGATGCCGGTGCCCGGCATCTCCTGCTGCTGAATCTGCCGGACCTGAGTCGCACACCGGCGGCCGCGCATCGTGACCGCCTGCTGCTGCGCCAACAGGTACGCGACTTCAATCACCAGCTGGCCGGTCTGGTACAGACGCTGCGTCAGGGGCATCTGGCACTCGACATCACCCTGTTCGATACCGAAGCCATGTTCAATGACTTGCTGGACCGCCCCTGGTATTACGAGATGGACAATACGGCACAATCCTGCCTCGACCTGCCGGCGCATCCGCTGCTGCCCTACAACATTCGCCAAACCCTGCGCGCTGACTGTATCGAGGCCGATCGCTATGTGTTTTGGGATACGCTGCACCCCACGACGCGCACACACAAACTGCTGGCACACCATGTCCTGCAATTTGCCCGGCAACAAGGCATGTGGCTGGGCGGCGACAGGGCGGCGGCACCACAGGCCAATCAAATATTGCTGGACGAGCGCTAA
- the cobT gene encoding nicotinate-nucleotide--dimethylbenzimidazole phosphoribosyltransferase: MQIPYIKPTHDLGLAERLKAAIDNKTKPIGSLGRLEELASQLGLIQQRVEIELNQPAILVFAGDHGVVAEGVSAYPQDVTWQMVENFLANGAAINVFARQTGCALHVVDAGVNHDFGVRDGLIDRKVAPGTANFARQAAMTPEQCALALERGMSLARDIPGNVIGFGEMGIGNTTAAAALMHVLTGSPVADCVGAGTGLSSEGILHKQKVIEAAVARHGKLCDPQSVLATFGGFEIAMMAGAMLQSAAMRKLLLIDGFITSSALLVASQMEPAILDYCVFAHASQENGHARMLARLGAKPLLHLDLRLGEGTGAALALPIVQAAVNFMREMATFQSAAVSQQCQ, from the coding sequence ATGCAGATCCCCTATATCAAACCAACCCACGATCTGGGACTGGCTGAAAGACTCAAAGCAGCCATCGACAACAAGACCAAGCCGATCGGCAGCCTGGGACGTCTGGAAGAACTGGCCAGCCAGCTCGGTCTGATCCAGCAGCGCGTGGAAATTGAACTGAACCAGCCGGCCATCCTGGTCTTTGCCGGCGACCACGGTGTCGTGGCCGAAGGCGTGTCGGCCTATCCTCAGGACGTCACTTGGCAGATGGTGGAAAACTTCCTGGCCAATGGCGCCGCCATCAACGTGTTTGCGCGCCAGACCGGCTGCGCCCTGCATGTGGTGGATGCCGGGGTGAACCATGATTTTGGCGTGCGTGATGGCCTGATCGACCGCAAGGTCGCCCCCGGCACGGCCAACTTTGCCCGGCAAGCAGCCATGACGCCCGAGCAGTGTGCCCTGGCACTGGAACGCGGCATGTCGCTGGCCCGTGACATCCCGGGCAACGTCATCGGTTTCGGTGAGATGGGGATCGGCAATACCACGGCAGCCGCGGCACTGATGCACGTACTGACTGGTTCACCGGTGGCCGACTGCGTCGGTGCCGGCACCGGACTGAGCAGCGAGGGCATTCTGCACAAGCAGAAGGTGATCGAGGCTGCCGTGGCCAGGCATGGCAAGCTGTGCGACCCGCAAAGCGTGCTGGCCACCTTCGGGGGGTTTGAAATCGCCATGATGGCCGGCGCCATGCTGCAATCGGCTGCCATGCGCAAACTGCTGCTGATCGATGGTTTTATCACCAGCAGCGCCCTGCTGGTGGCGTCACAGATGGAACCAGCCATTCTTGACTACTGCGTGTTCGCCCATGCGTCGCAGGAGAACGGCCACGCGCGCATGCTGGCCAGACTGGGTGCCAAGCCGTTGCTGCACCTCGACCTGCGCCTCGGCGAAGGCACCGGTGCGGCACTGGCCCTGCCTATCGTACAGGCCGCGGTGAATTTCATGCGCGAGATGGCGACCTTCCAGTCTGCCGCTGTCAGCCAGCAGTGCCAGTAA
- a CDS encoding CDP-diacylglycerol diphosphatase, with translation MTLLRLRPLLICLLCCLPLAACADPDALWRIVHEQCVPSQQQGQQPPAPCDNVDLSRGEAQGTALLKDRHGWLQYLLLPTARVSGIESPWLLNDSAPNYFAAAWQARSAMARRRGQAIDRTDVALTVNSRPGRSQNQLHIHISCVSLALKHRLAELAPSLGTAWQPLPGGLNGHAYQVRLLHDATLSTLNPFKVLAASLPGAQQSMAEQTLAAVGARFADGSEGFYLLTDKADLLHGDFASSEGDVQDHDCQVLRQP, from the coding sequence ATGACCTTGTTGCGCCTGCGCCCTCTGCTGATTTGCCTTCTCTGCTGCCTGCCACTGGCCGCCTGCGCCGATCCCGATGCCTTGTGGCGCATCGTTCACGAGCAATGTGTGCCGAGTCAGCAGCAGGGTCAGCAACCCCCGGCCCCCTGCGACAACGTCGACCTGAGCCGGGGCGAAGCACAGGGCACCGCCTTGCTGAAGGACCGGCATGGCTGGCTGCAATACCTGCTGTTGCCCACGGCCAGAGTCAGCGGCATCGAGTCCCCCTGGCTACTGAACGACAGCGCCCCCAATTACTTTGCCGCAGCCTGGCAGGCGCGCAGCGCCATGGCTCGCCGTCGCGGCCAGGCCATCGACCGCACGGACGTCGCCCTCACCGTCAATTCCCGGCCGGGACGCAGCCAGAATCAGCTGCACATCCATATTTCCTGCGTCAGCCTGGCCCTCAAGCATCGTCTGGCGGAGTTGGCACCCTCGCTGGGTACGGCATGGCAACCCCTGCCGGGCGGACTGAATGGTCATGCCTATCAGGTCCGCCTACTGCATGACGCCACACTGAGCACACTCAATCCCTTCAAGGTGCTGGCTGCGTCGCTGCCCGGTGCGCAGCAAAGCATGGCCGAGCAGACGCTGGCGGCTGTCGGCGCCCGCTTTGCCGATGGCTCGGAAGGGTTTTATCTGCTGACCGACAAAGCAGACCTGCTGCATGGCGACTTTGCTTCGTCGGAGGGCGATGTCCAGGATCACGATTGCCAGGTGTTACGTCAGCCATGA
- a CDS encoding pyridoxamine 5'-phosphate oxidase family protein: MQRQAFRTLVEQTRLCWLASVDVQGRPMVSPKAVFAPYGEADLVIANIASAQTVNNVRHNQQASVSLLDQSGLSGLRLQGRAQLVGPEDARFADVRRPLLARTAGQWPIDSVILLQVSEVAPLVSQPEGTVGADGQTHPLWLE; encoded by the coding sequence ATGCAGCGACAAGCATTTCGTACCCTGGTCGAGCAAACCCGCCTGTGCTGGCTGGCCTCGGTCGATGTGCAGGGTCGGCCGATGGTGAGCCCCAAGGCCGTGTTTGCCCCGTACGGGGAGGCCGACCTGGTGATTGCCAATATTGCCTCGGCACAAACGGTCAACAACGTCCGGCACAATCAGCAAGCCAGTGTCAGTCTGCTCGATCAGAGCGGCCTGAGCGGCTTGCGTCTTCAGGGGCGTGCGCAACTGGTCGGTCCGGAGGATGCACGTTTTGCCGATGTCAGACGCCCCTTGCTGGCCAGAACCGCAGGCCAGTGGCCGATCGACAGCGTGATCCTGCTGCAGGTCAGCGAGGTGGCGCCGCTGGTCAGCCAGCCGGAAGGAACGGTGGGCGCGGACGGGCAGACCCATCCGCTCTGGCTGGAGTAA
- a CDS encoding cobyrinate a,c-diamide synthase: protein MLRHCPALMMTAPASHQGKTTLTAGLARYHRDQGRRVRVFKVGPDFLDPYVLEQASGAPVESLDLWMTGEADCRARLYQAAAEADLILVEGSMGLFDGTPSSADLAERFGLPLVAVIDAAGMAQTFGAIALGLSSLRPALRFHGVLANHVAGARHAEMLQQGIPSFIPYMGYVARQSEMGLPERHLGLVQAQEIADLEARLQRAAAQMANTGLAALPPAVTFAPVEQPAIRPHLTGCRIAIARDAAFSFLYPANLQCLRALGAELSFFSPLADQPLPDCDAVWLPGGYPELHLARLSDCRVTAAALAQHVTAGKPLYAECGGMLYLLDRLTDRHGQSGMLLGLLPGHATMGQRLAALGLQQVELDGQILRGHTFHYSSLHTALTPLTHARRASGTQAGEAVYAHGPILASYLHAWFPSNPLAASRLFGGPRTD, encoded by the coding sequence ATGCTGCGCCATTGCCCCGCCCTGATGATGACGGCCCCGGCTTCGCACCAGGGCAAGACCACGCTGACGGCCGGTCTGGCCCGCTACCACCGCGATCAGGGTCGGCGTGTGCGGGTGTTCAAGGTCGGCCCGGATTTTCTTGACCCCTACGTGCTGGAGCAGGCCTCCGGTGCCCCGGTCGAATCGCTGGATCTGTGGATGACCGGCGAGGCCGATTGTCGTGCCAGACTCTACCAGGCGGCAGCCGAGGCGGATCTGATTCTGGTGGAAGGCAGCATGGGGCTGTTTGACGGCACGCCCTCGTCGGCCGACCTGGCGGAGCGTTTCGGCTTGCCGCTGGTGGCGGTGATTGACGCGGCCGGCATGGCACAGACCTTTGGGGCCATCGCCCTGGGCCTCAGCAGCCTGCGCCCGGCGCTGCGCTTTCACGGCGTGCTGGCCAACCATGTCGCCGGCGCGCGCCACGCAGAAATGCTGCAACAGGGCATACCGTCCTTTATCCCTTACATGGGATATGTCGCCCGGCAAAGCGAGATGGGCCTGCCGGAACGGCATCTCGGTCTGGTGCAGGCGCAGGAAATCGCCGATCTGGAGGCCCGGCTGCAACGTGCGGCAGCACAGATGGCGAACACCGGCCTGGCCGCGCTGCCGCCGGCCGTGACATTCGCCCCCGTCGAACAACCGGCCATCCGGCCGCACCTGACGGGGTGCCGCATCGCCATTGCGCGGGATGCGGCTTTTTCCTTCCTCTATCCAGCCAATCTGCAATGTCTGCGGGCCTTGGGGGCCGAACTGTCATTCTTCTCGCCGCTGGCGGATCAACCGCTGCCGGACTGCGATGCGGTCTGGCTGCCGGGCGGTTATCCGGAACTGCATCTCGCCCGCCTGTCGGACTGCCGCGTCACAGCGGCCGCTCTGGCACAGCATGTCACGGCCGGCAAACCCCTGTACGCGGAATGCGGCGGCATGCTCTACCTGCTGGACCGGCTCACTGACCGTCATGGCCAGTCCGGCATGCTGCTCGGTCTGCTGCCCGGTCATGCCACCATGGGACAAAGGCTGGCCGCACTCGGGCTGCAGCAGGTCGAGCTGGATGGTCAGATTTTGCGCGGTCACACCTTTCACTACTCCAGCCTGCACACGGCACTGACACCGCTGACGCATGCCCGCCGGGCCAGTGGCACGCAAGCGGGCGAGGCCGTTTATGCACATGGCCCGATCCTGGCGAGCTATCTGCACGCCTGGTTCCCCTCCAACCCATTGGCTGCCAGCCGGTTGTTTGGCGGCCCCAGGACTGACTGA
- the cobU gene encoding bifunctional adenosylcobinamide kinase/adenosylcobinamide-phosphate guanylyltransferase, which produces MSCTLIMGGARSGKSAHAESLAQASGKEVIYIATSQSGDVEMADRIARHRAQRPAHWLTVEEPLALADTLQRHSRPDNLLLVDCLTLWLSNLLFDRDQPYPEVGPIALPARFGEQRQALLQVLPTLPGEVLLVSNEVGMGIVPWGAVSRTFADEAGRLNQAVARQCQQVVMLLAGLPLVLKGP; this is translated from the coding sequence ATGTCTTGCACCTTGATCATGGGCGGGGCGCGCTCCGGTAAAAGTGCCCATGCCGAGTCGCTGGCACAGGCCAGTGGCAAGGAGGTGATCTATATCGCCACATCCCAGAGCGGGGATGTCGAGATGGCGGATCGCATTGCCCGGCATCGGGCACAACGACCGGCGCACTGGCTGACCGTGGAAGAGCCACTGGCCCTGGCCGACACCCTGCAGCGCCACAGTCGGCCGGACAATCTGCTGCTGGTCGATTGCCTGACGCTGTGGCTGAGCAATCTGCTGTTCGACCGTGACCAGCCATACCCGGAGGTCGGTCCGATTGCCTTGCCGGCACGCTTTGGCGAACAACGCCAGGCCCTGCTGCAGGTCCTGCCGACACTGCCGGGCGAGGTCTTGCTGGTCAGCAATGAAGTCGGCATGGGGATCGTTCCCTGGGGCGCAGTATCACGCACCTTTGCCGATGAGGCCGGTCGGCTGAATCAGGCGGTGGCACGGCAGTGCCAGCAGGTGGTGATGCTGCTGGCCGGTCTGCCGCTGGTGCTGAAAGGGCCCTGA
- a CDS encoding SGNH/GDSL hydrolase family protein, producing MSKSFRCRLLALCWCAFTTAALASPQPDDRLDGVLSVQHPLSASELHRQPRITPLPFDKPTFTYLRCHYRQSNDPNHPESAYLWARDPASGDYFRLQGVWRAGGILPWRSMFYSDATQASLREVCRQTLRDQAGGREPVMVSAANNALSYNHTIWSLASIDPSAGLERLIAFGDSLSDTQNMYAMSQWRLPQNQTWFLGRFSNDRVWVERLAERLSLPHYNWAIGGAAGDRKVVLPGLRQQVASWQEYARADPAYRPERSLFTLWIGGNDLINYGRTPEQVIGDLDSALSQLIAQGARHLLVLNLPDLAQTPLARAGNQSQQLGRQVDTFNRLLAALLETLRQRHGSSLQLHLFDAHALFDDVIARPQQYQVENVRDNCLAIQPDSKLPYFGHYTPSPACRNADRYLFWDPLHPTAHTHQVLADRVAALLQAATRS from the coding sequence ATGAGCAAATCATTCCGCTGCCGTCTCCTGGCGCTCTGTTGGTGCGCTTTCACGACGGCCGCCCTGGCCAGCCCCCAGCCTGACGATCGTCTGGACGGCGTTCTGTCCGTTCAGCACCCACTCTCGGCAAGCGAATTGCACCGGCAACCCCGGATCACCCCCTTGCCGTTCGACAAACCCACGTTTACCTATTTGCGCTGCCATTATCGCCAGAGCAATGACCCCAACCACCCGGAAAGTGCCTATCTGTGGGCGCGCGACCCGGCTTCGGGAGACTACTTCCGCCTGCAGGGCGTCTGGCGTGCCGGCGGCATTCTGCCCTGGCGCAGCATGTTTTACAGCGATGCCACGCAAGCCAGTCTGCGCGAAGTCTGCCGGCAGACCCTGCGTGACCAGGCAGGGGGCCGCGAACCGGTCATGGTCTCGGCGGCCAATAATGCCCTCTCCTACAACCACACCATCTGGTCGCTGGCCAGCATCGACCCATCGGCCGGCCTGGAAAGGCTGATAGCCTTTGGTGACAGCCTGTCGGACACGCAGAACATGTATGCCATGTCTCAGTGGCGGCTGCCGCAAAACCAAACCTGGTTTCTCGGGCGGTTCAGCAATGACCGGGTCTGGGTGGAACGGCTGGCGGAGCGCTTGTCTTTACCGCATTACAACTGGGCTATCGGCGGTGCCGCGGGAGATCGCAAGGTCGTGTTGCCCGGCTTGCGCCAGCAGGTGGCCTCCTGGCAGGAGTACGCCCGGGCTGATCCGGCCTACCGGCCGGAACGCAGCCTGTTTACCTTGTGGATTGGCGGCAACGATCTGATCAACTACGGACGGACACCCGAGCAGGTGATTGGGGATCTGGACAGCGCCCTGAGCCAGCTGATTGCCCAGGGCGCACGTCATTTGCTGGTCCTGAATCTGCCGGATCTGGCGCAGACTCCGCTGGCCCGGGCGGGCAACCAGAGTCAGCAACTGGGACGCCAGGTCGACACCTTCAACCGCTTGTTGGCGGCCTTGCTGGAAACACTGCGCCAGCGTCACGGCAGTTCACTGCAGTTACATCTGTTTGATGCGCATGCGCTGTTCGACGATGTGATTGCCCGGCCACAGCAGTACCAGGTCGAGAATGTCCGTGACAACTGCCTGGCGATTCAGCCCGACAGCAAGCTGCCCTATTTCGGGCATTACACCCCGAGTCCGGCATGCCGCAACGCCGACCGCTACCTGTTCTGGGACCCGCTGCACCCGACGGCACATACCCATCAGGTGCTGGCAGATCGCGTCGCCGCCCTGCTGCAGGCAGCTACCAGGTCATGA
- a CDS encoding histidine phosphatase family protein, which yields MALWLIRHPRPEQADGRCYGRSDLGVSDQALTEAGQALRAALPAGVPLYSSPLQRCARLAEVLAPGQVLYDDRLMEMDFGCWENRLWQDINPAEVDAWTQDLRHYRPGGGESLWQMTGRLQSFCQTLADAGIRDAVLVCHAGVIRLLLALSQGLPPETAAQGMHQIGYGTMLTLSSDWLGREKPCLAP from the coding sequence ATGGCACTGTGGTTGATTCGACATCCTCGCCCCGAGCAGGCGGACGGCCGCTGTTATGGCCGCAGTGACCTCGGGGTCAGCGATCAGGCCCTGACAGAGGCAGGGCAGGCTCTGCGGGCAGCGCTGCCCGCAGGCGTGCCCCTGTATAGCAGTCCGCTGCAGCGTTGTGCCCGGCTGGCCGAAGTCCTGGCCCCCGGGCAGGTGCTGTACGATGATCGCCTGATGGAAATGGATTTTGGCTGCTGGGAAAACCGCCTCTGGCAGGATATCAATCCGGCTGAGGTCGACGCCTGGACACAGGATCTGCGGCATTACCGGCCTGGCGGGGGCGAAAGCCTCTGGCAGATGACCGGCCGGCTGCAGTCCTTTTGCCAGACCCTGGCGGACGCCGGTATCCGGGATGCCGTCCTGGTGTGTCATGCCGGCGTGATCCGGCTGTTGCTGGCACTCAGCCAGGGGCTGCCACCCGAAACGGCGGCTCAGGGCATGCACCAGATCGGCTACGGCACCATGCTCACCCTGTCATCCGACTGGCTGGGCCGGGAGAAACCATGTCTTGCACCTTGA
- the cobT gene encoding nicotinate-nucleotide--dimethylbenzimidazole phosphoribosyltransferase yields the protein MQIPFIEPIANPELANRLQAAIDNKTKPLGSLGKLETLARQIGLIQQTTDVQITRPAMVIYAADHGVTAEKISLYPACVTRQMVENFLAGGAASSVLARQHGFEVHIVDGGVDHDFAPRPDLIDCKVRHGSRNFVHEPAMTRAECELAMQRAMAVVAGLCGNVVAFGEKGIGNTTPSAALMHLMTDIPLAQCVGAGTGLSAAGISHKQQVIERALARHGRPPDPLDIMACYGGIEIAMMAAGMLQAAALRKVVLIDGFIATSALLVALRLQPALLDYCVFSHCSDEHGHARMLSFLGVEPLLHLNLRLGEATGCALALPYVRAAVNFLREMATFQSAAVSEATP from the coding sequence ATGCAGATTCCATTCATTGAGCCGATTGCCAACCCTGAGCTGGCGAACCGGCTTCAGGCCGCCATCGACAACAAGACCAAGCCGCTCGGCAGCCTGGGCAAACTGGAAACCCTGGCACGGCAGATCGGCCTGATCCAGCAGACCACCGACGTGCAGATCACCCGGCCCGCCATGGTGATTTACGCTGCCGATCATGGCGTGACAGCGGAAAAGATTTCGCTCTACCCCGCCTGTGTCACCCGGCAGATGGTGGAGAACTTCCTGGCCGGTGGTGCCGCCAGCAGTGTGCTGGCGCGGCAACATGGCTTCGAAGTGCACATCGTTGACGGCGGCGTCGACCATGATTTTGCGCCGCGCCCCGACCTGATCGACTGCAAGGTGCGGCATGGCAGCCGCAATTTTGTTCATGAGCCGGCCATGACGCGTGCGGAATGCGAGCTGGCCATGCAGCGAGCCATGGCAGTGGTGGCCGGCCTCTGCGGCAATGTGGTGGCCTTTGGTGAAAAAGGCATTGGCAATACCACGCCGTCGGCGGCGCTGATGCACCTGATGACCGACATCCCGCTGGCACAGTGCGTCGGGGCAGGCACCGGGCTGTCTGCCGCCGGCATCTCGCACAAGCAGCAGGTCATCGAACGTGCCCTGGCGCGTCATGGACGGCCGCCAGACCCGCTGGACATCATGGCCTGCTATGGTGGCATTGAGATTGCCATGATGGCCGCCGGCATGCTGCAGGCTGCCGCGCTGCGCAAGGTGGTGCTGATCGATGGTTTCATCGCCACCAGTGCCCTGCTGGTGGCACTGCGCCTGCAGCCGGCGCTGCTGGACTACTGTGTGTTCTCTCATTGCTCGGATGAGCATGGCCACGCACGCATGCTGTCTTTCCTCGGCGTTGAGCCGCTGCTGCATCTGAACCTGCGCCTGGGCGAGGCCACGGGCTGCGCGCTGGCCCTGCCCTATGTGCGGGCCGCCGTGAATTTTCTGCGCGAGATGGCCACCTTCCAGTCCGCGGCCGTGAGCGAGGCCACGCCGTGA